In the genome of Hippoglossus hippoglossus isolate fHipHip1 chromosome 4, fHipHip1.pri, whole genome shotgun sequence, one region contains:
- the LOC117760699 gene encoding fibronectin type III domain-containing protein 9, with amino-acid sequence MGIAVYNITATSASVSWPSSPGCLDTFYSVMYDPNWNSLLMGYKRKSFMHEERIPVSQSSTYLANLLSQSAYFLCVTCQAANPVPDQCQVFSTLSARGEGHERGGWELAMGVWLTCCILLLVIASILLWGCLHTICSLQSQASDGSPVVSNSTLQDMSGPGRLYTPRSSTDATKHSTTMPPPLLLAQTTGHIITQDHELRTLAKLSGSEPV; translated from the coding sequence ATGGGGATTGCAGTCTACAACATCACCGCCACCTCAGCGAGTGTGAGCTGGCCGTCGTCCCCCGGCTGCCTGGACACCTTCTACAGCGTCATGTACGACCCCAACTGGAACAGCCTGCTCATGGGCTACAAGCGCAAGAGTTTCATGCACGAGGAACGTATCCCTGTCAGTCAGAGCAGCACCTACCTGGCCAACCTCCTCTCCCAGAGCGCCTACTTCTTATGTGTGACGTGTCAGGCCGCCAATCCGGTGCCGGACCAATGCCAGGTGTTCAGCACTCTGAGTGCGAGGGGCGAAGGTCACGAAAGAGGGGGCTGGGAACTTGCCATGGGCGTCTGGCTGACCTGCTGCATCTTACTGCTGGTCATCGCCAGCATCCTGTTGTGGGGATGTCTTCACACCATCTGCTCCCTCCAGAGCCAGGCCTCTGACGGCAGCCCAGTGGTGAGCAACTCGACCCTCCAAGACATGTCTGGACCTGGACGCCTCTACACTCCCCGAAGCAGCACGGACGCCACTAAACATTCCACCACCATGCCGCCCCCCCTCCTCTTAGCACAGACCACTGGCCACATAATTACCCAAGACCATGAGCTGAGGACACTCGCTAAGCTGTCTGGCAGTGAGCCAGTGTGA
- the nipa2 gene encoding magnesium transporter NIPA2 isoform X2 has protein sequence MGQDRGKFDFYIGLGLAVSSSIFIGGSFILKKKGLLRLARKGSMRAGQGGHAYLKEWLWWAGLLSMGAGEAANFAAYAFAPATLVTPLGALSVLVSAVLSSYFLTERLNLHGKLGCLLSILGSTNMVIHAPQEEEINSLEDMAKKLVDPGFFVFATLVIIVAVIFIFVVAPRHGQTNILVYITICSVIGALSVSCVKGLGIAIKEAIAGKPVVGNPLAWFLLLSLVACVSTQINYLNKALDIFNTSLVTPIYYVFFTMSVLTCSAILFKEWEHMGTGDVIGTLSGFLTIIVGIFLLHAFKDISVSLSTLAVSMRKEERAFPAANGSASHSTYELLHNESTEGVEDREMGLPFDSLSRRNGAMTTLLDH, from the exons ATGGGTCAGGACAGGGGCAAGTTTGACTTCTACATCGGCCTGGGGTTGGCCGTCAGTTCCAGCATCTTCATCGGAGGCAGCTTCATCCTCAAGAAGAAAGGGCTGCTGCGGCTGGCGAGGAAGGGGTCCATGCGGGCGG GCCAGGGTGGTCATGCATATCTAAAAGAGTGGCTATGGTGGGCTGGTTTATTATCAA TGGGGGCCGGTGAAGCAGCCAACTTCGCAGCCTATGCCTTCGCTCCTGCGACTCTGGTGACGCCACTGGGAGCCCTCAGTGTGCTTGTGAG TGCGGTGCTGTCGTCCTACTTCCTCACAGAACGGCTAAACCTGCATGGGAAGCTTGGCTGCCTGCTCAGTATCCTGGGCTCCACCAACATGGTGATTCATGCGCCGCAGGAGGAAGAGATCAACAGCCTCGAGGACATGGCCAAGAAGCTGGTTGACCCAG gtttttttgtctttgcaacTCTTGTCATCATCGTTGCGGTCATCTTCATATTTGTTGTGGCTCCACGCCACGGTCAGACCAATATCCTTGTGTATATCACCATCTGCTCGGTAATCGGGGCACTATCAGTATCCTGTGTCAAAGGACTGGGCATCGCCATAAAGGAAGCGATCGCTGGGAAACCTGTTGTGGGAAACCCGCTAGCGTGGTTCTTGCTTCTGAGTCTGGTGGCCTGTGTGAGCACGCAGATCAACTACCTGAACAAGGCTCTGGACATATTCAACACGTCCCTGGTGACGCCCATCTATTACGTGTTCTTCACCATGTCAGTGCTCACCTGCTCCGCCATCCTCTTCAAGGAGTGGGAGCACATGGGCACAGGCGACGTGATCGGCACCCTCAGTGGCTTCCTCACGATCATCGTGGGTATCTTCCTGCTCCATGCCTTCAAAGACATCAGCGTCAGCCTGTCTACTCTCGCTGTGTCAATGAGGAAGGAAGAGCGGGCCTTTCCTGCGGCCAATGGCTCGGCCTCCCACAGCACCTATGAACTGCTACATAATGAGTCCACTGAGGGCGTGGAGGACAGAGAAATGGGTTTGCCTTTTGATAGCCTCTCTAGAAGAAACGGGGCAATGACGACCTTGTTGGATCATTAA
- the nipa2 gene encoding magnesium transporter NIPA2 isoform X1, translating to MESNLTLNDGFSVCNVTCGDGVWAAQSCTVGHHLHCLVVNVTDRTSDTSSLTMGQDRGKFDFYIGLGLAVSSSIFIGGSFILKKKGLLRLARKGSMRAGQGGHAYLKEWLWWAGLLSMGAGEAANFAAYAFAPATLVTPLGALSVLVSAVLSSYFLTERLNLHGKLGCLLSILGSTNMVIHAPQEEEINSLEDMAKKLVDPGFFVFATLVIIVAVIFIFVVAPRHGQTNILVYITICSVIGALSVSCVKGLGIAIKEAIAGKPVVGNPLAWFLLLSLVACVSTQINYLNKALDIFNTSLVTPIYYVFFTMSVLTCSAILFKEWEHMGTGDVIGTLSGFLTIIVGIFLLHAFKDISVSLSTLAVSMRKEERAFPAANGSASHSTYELLHNESTEGVEDREMGLPFDSLSRRNGAMTTLLDH from the exons ATGGAGTCTAACCTCACATTAAATGATGGCTTTTCCGTTTGTAATGTCACCTGCGGAGACG gtgtcTGGGCTGCACAGAGCTGCACTGTGGGTCATCACCTTCACTGCTTAGTCGTCAATGTGACGGACCGCACCAGCGACACATCCAGCCTCACTATGGGTCAGGACAGGGGCAAGTTTGACTTCTACATCGGCCTGGGGTTGGCCGTCAGTTCCAGCATCTTCATCGGAGGCAGCTTCATCCTCAAGAAGAAAGGGCTGCTGCGGCTGGCGAGGAAGGGGTCCATGCGGGCGG GCCAGGGTGGTCATGCATATCTAAAAGAGTGGCTATGGTGGGCTGGTTTATTATCAA TGGGGGCCGGTGAAGCAGCCAACTTCGCAGCCTATGCCTTCGCTCCTGCGACTCTGGTGACGCCACTGGGAGCCCTCAGTGTGCTTGTGAG TGCGGTGCTGTCGTCCTACTTCCTCACAGAACGGCTAAACCTGCATGGGAAGCTTGGCTGCCTGCTCAGTATCCTGGGCTCCACCAACATGGTGATTCATGCGCCGCAGGAGGAAGAGATCAACAGCCTCGAGGACATGGCCAAGAAGCTGGTTGACCCAG gtttttttgtctttgcaacTCTTGTCATCATCGTTGCGGTCATCTTCATATTTGTTGTGGCTCCACGCCACGGTCAGACCAATATCCTTGTGTATATCACCATCTGCTCGGTAATCGGGGCACTATCAGTATCCTGTGTCAAAGGACTGGGCATCGCCATAAAGGAAGCGATCGCTGGGAAACCTGTTGTGGGAAACCCGCTAGCGTGGTTCTTGCTTCTGAGTCTGGTGGCCTGTGTGAGCACGCAGATCAACTACCTGAACAAGGCTCTGGACATATTCAACACGTCCCTGGTGACGCCCATCTATTACGTGTTCTTCACCATGTCAGTGCTCACCTGCTCCGCCATCCTCTTCAAGGAGTGGGAGCACATGGGCACAGGCGACGTGATCGGCACCCTCAGTGGCTTCCTCACGATCATCGTGGGTATCTTCCTGCTCCATGCCTTCAAAGACATCAGCGTCAGCCTGTCTACTCTCGCTGTGTCAATGAGGAAGGAAGAGCGGGCCTTTCCTGCGGCCAATGGCTCGGCCTCCCACAGCACCTATGAACTGCTACATAATGAGTCCACTGAGGGCGTGGAGGACAGAGAAATGGGTTTGCCTTTTGATAGCCTCTCTAGAAGAAACGGGGCAATGACGACCTTGTTGGATCATTAA